GCTTCTTCGGGCTTGCTTCGGGGCAGCGCATCGCCATAGCGCTGACGGCGGCGAGCGTCGTCTGCATGCTGATCTTTGCGGGCAATGACCGGGCGCGCAGCATCGTCTATGCGGCGTCCCAGGCTGTGCCGATGGCATTGGGTATCGCCGCGCTCCTCCGACAGCGGCCTTATGCGAGCGGGCGGTACATTGCCGCCTTCGCCATGGCGGTGGGGATTGCCGGGCACGCGACGACGTCGATTTCGAACGTCATGGTGATGACGGGGCATATGGAATTCGAGGCGTTCTATCGGCTGGCCTCGTTCACGCTGCTGTGCACGATCTTCAGCGCCGTGGTCTGGAATTTCGGCTTCGCCGTGATGACCATCGAGCGGCTGCGCGGGGAGGTGGCGGCATTGGCCGAGCATGACGAGCTGACGGGGCTGCCCAACCGGCGCAAGTTCAACGACCGGATGGAGCAGGAAGATTCTCGAGCACGGCGCTCCGGGCATGGCTATTCTCTGCTCGTCATCGACGTCGACAAGTTCAAGGGCATCAACGATGGCTTCGGGCATGTGGCGGGCGACCGGGCGCTGACCCATGCGGCAACAATCCTGGCTTCTGCGCTGCGCAAGGACGACATGCTGGCGCGGCTGGGCGGAGACGAGTTCTGCCTGCTGCTGCCCGAGACCAATGCCGAGCAGGCGCTCGAAGTAGGTCGCAAACTGGCCGACACGTTGCGGCAGAACCCGTTGCAGTGGAAGGGGCAGCGCATCGCCATCACGCTCAGTATCGGAGTGGCCGAATGGTCGGCCGAGCACGGCAATTCGTTCGAGGCACTGATGACGCAGGCCGATGCGGCGCTCTATCGGGTCAAGGACGGTGGGCGTGACGGGATTGCGGCCTCGCAGGCCCGGCCGCGGCTGTCGCTGGCCAAGGGCTAGTTTCGGAGCCCCGAAGGCGACGTGGGGGGCACTCCTGCCACCTCCAGGGCTCCGATCCACGCCGCCGACAAACGACGAAAGTGGTCGCCGGACCGGATGGCTTACGCGGAGAGCCAGGCCGTCCTGTCCATGCGAGCCCGCGATTCATAGCGCCTCCGCGCCGCCCGATCTTGGGTCCGGCCTTGGGGGTATGCGCCACTATTGCAGGTGGCGCTGCCGGCGCATGTCGGACGGGGTCATGCCGAAGCGGCGGCGGAAGACCTGGTTGAACCAGGAAATGTCGCCAAACCCGACCTCGAGGGCGAGCGAAGCGATGTTGCGGTTGTCGAACCGCGCATCGGAAAGCAGGCGGCGCACGTAATCGAGCCGGGTGTTGAGAAGGTGATCGGTAAAGCTCGTGCCGGTGTCATAGAACAGGGCGCGGATATAGCTCTCGCCGATCCCCTGGCGGCGGGCCAGCCAATCGATCGAGAGGTCGGGATTGCCGATATTGGCGGCGATGTCCGCCTTGATCGCCTTGAGACGTGCGGCGCGCAGGCCGCCCTTGGTGGCGATCTCCGCGCTATCGCCGCCGGTGCCGAGGGCGAGGCAGGCAAGATCGATGACGTGGCTGGCGAAGGTCGCTGCATCGGCCGCCGAGATGGTGCGCTCGTCGGTCAGAAGCGTGCTGACATAGGCTTCGAGGAGGCGCGAGGCGGTGCTGGGTGCGGCGCTGCGCCCGATGAGGGTATCGAAGTGGGCCAGCCGGGGGACGATCTGCACATGCGGAATGGCGAGGCTGAGGATGGTGCTTTCCTGCGCCACGAGCGCCGTCGATGGCCTGTCGCGACGTACGACGTTAACGTAGCCCGCCTGCACTTCCGCGCCGCCGCTTTCATCGAGCGAACCGGTGCCGCGCGTGGCGATGCCGATATAGACCATGCCGTTCTCGTCGGGCGCATGATAGGCGCGGACCGGAGAGGTGGTGATGGCCGCCAGATGGATGCCGCCGAGTTCGCGGGCGCTCATATCGACCCTGATCGGATCTTCCTTGGGAAAGTCGAGCTGGCCCCTGACATGGGCGCCATAGACATATTCGGCTGCGTCGCGCCGCTGGCGCTCGGGAACGCTGTTGGTCGAAAACCGGAGCACCGTCATGCGGCAACGCCCTTAATGGTGGATCGATCCGTCTGTTCAATAGGTTGGCACTGCGCGAGAACGGCGTCCAGTTCACAATTGTGACTTGCAGGGGAGCGCGTGGCGCACCATGTTCGATAGTGTTCACTGCTGGGAATTTCGACATGCGCACGCTGGTTCTAGCCACCCTCTTCGGGCTCCTGGCGACGGGAGCATCCCAGGCCTATTGCGCCAACCTTCCCGACGGCGCTGCGTCGAACTACGTCAATAACGGCGCGCAGCGCTCGACCTGCCTGCAGCAGGAGCTGTCCGACAACATGGCTTTGCGCCAGCAGATCCAGTCGCAGACCGACGCCGCCATGGCGCGGATCGAGATGGACATGAAGCTCCAGCAGATGCAGCAGCAGATGCGCGACGCCCAGCGGAGCCTGAGCAACCCGTAATTTATCCCAAGTTGCATCCGAACGCACATTGCTCTTGCCTAGACCCATAGGCGGGAGGCGAGGATGCATGAGGACGCCTGGGACCTGAGGGGCCTCGAGGGCGCAATTCGCCGGCAATGGCGAGCGGTGGCGCTTGCGGTAGCGGCTGGGCTGGCTTTGGCTTCGGCCGCGCTGCTGGTGATGCCGGTTTCCTATTCGGCGACCGCCCTGCTCTATTTCGATCCATCACCGCGAGGCGTTCTTGAGGATGGTCGGCCGGGCGCGGGCGACGGAGCGCGAGTAGATAGCGCGGTGGACCTGATTGCGTCCGAGCCGGTGCTGGCTTCCGCGGCGCGAGCGCTTGGGCTTGCGGGAGAACAGGCACCCGACTGGCTCGGGAGCCGGGTCAAGGTGCAGCGGGAGGGGCCGACGTACCTCGTTTCCGTGCGGGCCAACGCGCCCTCGCCGTTAGAGGCGGCGTCGTATGCCAATGCCGTGGCAAACAGCTTCATCCACGAGGAAGTGGCGGCGAAAATCGATGGCGTGCTGGCCGATGTGGCGGCGCTGCGTGCGCAGGTGACCGTAGCCGGAGAGGCCGTTCGGGCGGCGCAGCAAGCGCTGGCCTTGCGATCAGGGTTCGAGGAGCGGCAAGCGCTGGCGTCCGCGCAATCGCACTACCGGATGTTGCTCGACCGGCTGACGAGGCTGGAGGCCGAGGCGTTTCTGCAGGTGCCCTCGGCGCGGATAGCGGCCGCGGCGAGCCCGCCTGTGGCGCCGTCGTCGCCGAAGGTTGGGTTGACGCTGGCGCTGGCGGGCGGGCTGGCGATGATCTTCGGGCTGCTGCTGGCCTTTGCGCGCGAACGGATCACGCCGGGATTTGTCGATGCGGAAGAGGCTGGGCGGCGGCTGGGGCTGGAGCCGATCCTCACCATACCGCGCCAGAAATTGCAGCGCGGACGGGATGGCGAATTGTGGCTCACGCCGGCCGACCAGTTGGCGCAGGCGCCGCTGGCCGAGTTCCCGGAGGCGGTGCGGCGGCTGCGGATCAGCGTCGACCAGGCGTTGCAGCGCAAGAGCGTCGCCCACCGCGGCGCGGTCGTGATGGTATCTTCGGCTACTGGCGGGGAAGGCAAGACCACGCTGGCGCTGGCATTGGCGCGGTCCTATGGGCTTGCCGGGCATTCGGTGCTGCTCATCGATTGCGACCTGCGCAATCCTTCGATCCATCGCTATCTCGGGCTGGAGCCGTCGCGGGGCCTGCTTGAATATCTCGCCGAACCGGCCGAGCCGCGCCAGTTGAAGGCCATGATGGCCGAGGACGATGTCAGCGGGGTGCGGATCGCGCTCGGGGGTCTCGGTGCGCAGGACGCGACGGACGAGCTTGTGGCGGGCTCTGAATTCGCCCGCCTCATCGCAGCGGCAGTGCAGAGCTTCGAGTTCGTCATCATCGACAGCCCGCCGCTCGGGAGCGTGGTCGACGGGCTGCACCTGGCGCGGCTAGCCGATGTCGTGACCTTCGTGATGCGCTATCGCTCGGTGCCGCGCAATGCGGCGGCGCAGGCGCTCGCCGCCCTGGCGCGCACGCGGCGGGAGCAATCGGAACTGGTTGGCGTGCTCAATCTCGGCCCTGCCCCGATAGGGTCCAAGGCCTATCGGGCGGCGACCTACATGCCCAAGTTATCCCCTTCGCTTCGGCAGGCCTCACACTGGCACTAGTCGAAGGACGAGGAGACAAGATGCTTGATCGTTACAAGAACCGCGCCGAGAACCTCGAGAGTCCGGCCGGTCATGGCTTTGCCATCACCCCGCACGACACGAACGCGCTGCCCGAGGCGACCCGCGCGGTTTTCGTCGGCAGCGACGGCGACTTGCGGGTCGAATTCATCTCCGGCGCCACGGTGACGCTCGCCGGAATACAGGGGGGCACGTTGCTGCCGATCAGGGTTGCCAAGGTGCTGGCGACGGAAACCAGCGCAGGGCAGATCGTGGGGCTGGTCTAGCGCGGGGTTCAGTCGGGATTGCTGTCGTTCGTTGATTTGCGTCATTCGCCGGGAGGCACGATCCATGGGCCCCGGCTCTTCGGCCGGGGAAGTATAGTGGTGGGGCGAGATGGAGCGCGAGATGGGGTGGAGCGATTGGCATGGAGTGGCGGCGCGGTAGCAGCAATTTATGCGATCCAAC
The sequence above is a segment of the Paradevosia shaoguanensis genome. Coding sequences within it:
- a CDS encoding GGDEF domain-containing protein produces the protein MTLDFLTLYIVILLNSLTVSVIWAAIAASYRSLEAARYWLASCLIIVVGGAVLAIQGNAGALGPAVVGNGIVIFGFFQMWIGVRRFFGLASGQRIAIALTAASVVCMLIFAGNDRARSIVYAASQAVPMALGIAALLRQRPYASGRYIAAFAMAVGIAGHATTSISNVMVMTGHMEFEAFYRLASFTLLCTIFSAVVWNFGFAVMTIERLRGEVAALAEHDELTGLPNRRKFNDRMEQEDSRARRSGHGYSLLVIDVDKFKGINDGFGHVAGDRALTHAATILASALRKDDMLARLGGDEFCLLLPETNAEQALEVGRKLADTLRQNPLQWKGQRIAITLSIGVAEWSAEHGNSFEALMTQADAALYRVKDGGRDGIAASQARPRLSLAKG
- a CDS encoding AraC family transcriptional regulator translates to MTVLRFSTNSVPERQRRDAAEYVYGAHVRGQLDFPKEDPIRVDMSARELGGIHLAAITTSPVRAYHAPDENGMVYIGIATRGTGSLDESGGAEVQAGYVNVVRRDRPSTALVAQESTILSLAIPHVQIVPRLAHFDTLIGRSAAPSTASRLLEAYVSTLLTDERTISAADAATFASHVIDLACLALGTGGDSAEIATKGGLRAARLKAIKADIAANIGNPDLSIDWLARRQGIGESYIRALFYDTGTSFTDHLLNTRLDYVRRLLSDARFDNRNIASLALEVGFGDISWFNQVFRRRFGMTPSDMRRQRHLQ
- a CDS encoding tyrosine-protein kinase domain-containing protein is translated as MHEDAWDLRGLEGAIRRQWRAVALAVAAGLALASAALLVMPVSYSATALLYFDPSPRGVLEDGRPGAGDGARVDSAVDLIASEPVLASAARALGLAGEQAPDWLGSRVKVQREGPTYLVSVRANAPSPLEAASYANAVANSFIHEEVAAKIDGVLADVAALRAQVTVAGEAVRAAQQALALRSGFEERQALASAQSHYRMLLDRLTRLEAEAFLQVPSARIAAAASPPVAPSSPKVGLTLALAGGLAMIFGLLLAFARERITPGFVDAEEAGRRLGLEPILTIPRQKLQRGRDGELWLTPADQLAQAPLAEFPEAVRRLRISVDQALQRKSVAHRGAVVMVSSATGGEGKTTLALALARSYGLAGHSVLLIDCDLRNPSIHRYLGLEPSRGLLEYLAEPAEPRQLKAMMAEDDVSGVRIALGGLGAQDATDELVAGSEFARLIAAAVQSFEFVIIDSPPLGSVVDGLHLARLADVVTFVMRYRSVPRNAAAQALAALARTRREQSELVGVLNLGPAPIGSKAYRAATYMPKLSPSLRQASHWH
- a CDS encoding spike base protein, RCAP_Rcc01079 family yields the protein MLDRYKNRAENLESPAGHGFAITPHDTNALPEATRAVFVGSDGDLRVEFISGATVTLAGIQGGTLLPIRVAKVLATETSAGQIVGLV